The genomic window ACAAAAGTCGGTTTTTCTACTGAAGATTTTAAAACATTTACAATAGAGGGGCTAGAACCCCGTATGGAAGCGATTCGTTCTTCGATCCAGCCAAAATTTCAGCTTATCGGTGAAGAACTTCGTTTGTATATCGAAACGTTACTTAATCAAGATATGCATTTGCACATCGCTCAACATGCAAGACGGACAACAAATCCACCAAAAGACACTTGGCTCGCGGTTGCAGCAAATAAACGTGGTTACAAAAAGCACCCTCATTTTCAAGTAGGTTTATTTGACGATCACCTCTTTGTTTGGCTTGCTTACATTTATGAACTACCAGGTAAACAAGACATTGCAAAACTCTTTCTTGAAAATGAACACGACATTAAGGAGACGGTTCCCAATTCTTATATGGTGTCTCTTGACCATACAAAGAAACAGGCTGAACCATTTCAAACTCTTGACCTTACCGCCTCACTTGAGCGTTTTCGAGACGTAAAAAAAGCAGAGTGGCTTGTCGGCCGTCACTTCTCTGCTACTGACCCCCTTGTACAAGATGGAGAAGCACTTATGAATGAACTGAAAAGTACAGTACAAACACTGCTTCCTCTCTACAAGCTGTCGTACACAG from Shouchella hunanensis includes these protein-coding regions:
- a CDS encoding DUF1054 domain-containing protein, coding for MTKVGFSTEDFKTFTIEGLEPRMEAIRSSIQPKFQLIGEELRLYIETLLNQDMHLHIAQHARRTTNPPKDTWLAVAANKRGYKKHPHFQVGLFDDHLFVWLAYIYELPGKQDIAKLFLENEHDIKETVPNSYMVSLDHTKKQAEPFQTLDLTASLERFRDVKKAEWLVGRHFSATDPLVQDGEALMNELKSTVQTLLPLYKLSYTALQ